The genomic DNA GATACTGTTAAGATTtcatctcttcctctctctcagaCATGATGTTGCAGAGGTGGCTGGTTTGACGTCTTTTTCTTTCGGGGAGGATGAAGAGAGCCGTTACGTCATGCTTTTCAAGAAGGTACGAGTGCTTTGAAATCCAGTGTTAGATctgaaaacaatatttttagttttagatgACTGATGGGAAAATGTTGTCCTGGCAGGAGTTTGCTCCATCAGATGAGGAGCTGGAAGCCTATCGCAAGGGAGAAGAGTGGGACCCCCAGCTGGCAGAACAGCGGCGCAGACTAAAAGTAAGACTGGTGCTCCTCTGTGTttttaatatgtgtgtgtgtgtatatatatttcttcTTGACTAATGTTATAATTcctaaatttaaatatttagaaaCTAAACAAATGTACCTTCTAAGAAGCTTTCAAAAAACATTACCATACATATGCAAAGTTTGAAACAGTGATAATGGTAGTTGCTACTTATGCTACTTCTGTGTTAAAGTGGCGGCACTTTATCGCTCTGAGATAAAGAAATTAAgttgagtaaaaaaaaataaacttcttGATCACATTTCACTTTGGTGCTTGATGATGATTACCTTGAATTTCTCACCATGTTGCCCTTTCTTGTCGCTTCAGGAACAGGCTGCACTGGAAGAAGCAGCATCCAGTCAGACAGAAAAGTCACAAATATGCCCCAACTCTAACTACAGAGACAAGTACAGTCACCTGATTGGCACTTCAGCTGCAAAAGATGCTGCACATACACTTGAGGCCAACAGGGCTTATGGATGTGGTGAGTGAAGAGGCCGACTTACAGGAATGAAACCCTTTGCTTTGTGTCATTCTCTTTGGTCATTGTGCTGGTTGTTTTCTGTCCCAGTGCCGGTGGCCAACAAGAGGGACACTCGCTCCATAGAAGAAGCCATGAATGCAATCAGAGCAAAGAAACGGCAGAAGCGCGAGGACGACACGGGGGCACACGGCAGCAGTTCTTGAGTCTCCGGCACGTTTgccgtctgtctgtctgctgtttgtgtgtgagcacgtaagtgcgtttgtgtgtgtctcattCATCCTATAATGCAATATCCTGTACGTCAGATGTACAAAAGTTTAATTTATGTATCAACAAGCAAGTGTTTTATCATGCTTTGTGACCAAGACTGtgctaaaattagaaaaacttGCTCAGTGGAGGATCTTCAGGTGTGTTGGTGTCTGAGAGCTGGGTtgttaaacacatttaacaTTTGCCTCACACTCACATGTGAACTGTATAGTATAAACATGTTGTCTGAGTGTTCAGATGCATAAAACCATCGATAACGGCAGAATATTTTTAGCAGATCGAGCCACAGCTGCGCAGGATGAACTTTAAAAATCCAGCTTTTAGGTAGTTAGAATTGAACTCTCCACTGACAGTGTCCAAAATGTCCAGTGCAGTTTTATAAAGTCGTAATCTCATATTTTAACAaggttttggtttggtttgttgaatttttctttttagtctAAACCTGTGTCACATTGTAAAGATGGAAGCATACCATTTTTGTCTGTCATATGAGGAAACCCTCTTTTAgaaatcagttttgtttctttctgtaaACCTGCACTGACTGTGTATTCTTTAACTCCAgtgtaaatgttttattaaaaagcCATGTGATTGCTTACAAAAGGCATCATAATAGGAGTTGGAGTACCAGACTTCTTAGGATGTTGTGCCCTCAGTTCTGttttctggtttgtttgtttttttttttaatttcatgtcttttgtttgttataAACAAGAATTCATGCAGGAGTTCCCGGCATCTTAGTGTCTCTTTTAACATGGTTGTATCGTTTTATCCCCACATGTATTAATAAATGGAGAAAAGTGTTAGATCTTTGTATGTTTGCTCCCGTCTCTATTCTCTCAGCAGGGCGAATAGCTCTCACTCCAATACAGCTACATGCATAACCATCTTATAATCAAATCGGCATCTGTGATACATCACTGTCTGGTCATAATGGCAGTTACAGTGTATCGACTTGCACTAAAttccttttttacattttctctaTTGATGTGTTGTTTTATATCACACACGCTGCCTTGGCTTGAGGGCTGCTGCTCTGACATCATCCGGTAATGTCTTTCTGTACAGTTGTGAATTTGTTTCCTTGATCATTGCAGCCACGAACTACAATACTCCTTCCACGGTTGGGATGAGGTTTTGGTGTTTACTATGTCTTCTGTTGCTAACCTGACATGTAAAGCGATGCTTTgatttactgtttttctttcaaTGGACATATGATTaaatgttaaaacaaaaaagagttGTGCAGATATTTTGCTGTTACCAGCGGGTTCTTCTGATGAATCTTTCAGAAGTATGTAGATTTTGCCAGCAAATATAGTTTTTTGTATGTAAACTTAATGGCCACTCCACTAGGTTCAGCCTCTTGATAATATAAACGTCTaattagccaatcacatgacagctgcccagtgatttaaaaaatgtggACAAGATGGACCTGTTGCATTAGAATGAGTAGGAAAGgtaatttaagtgactttgaactgTAAAGTAAATAtccagtgaacagcagtaacTTTAACACGTGACTCCCAAGCAGCTTTTGGAAAGATCATTTGCACAGAGGGTCACTTTTACTGATtcgtttaataaaaaaaatacaaacatcttTGTTTGATCACTTTATGAATAATCAACGCATAAATCCTGGTTCATAACCTCTTTGCTACAACTCCAGTACACGGTTAAAGATTAAAACAGTTTAATCCACATTTTAAACGGCGCCTGTCTCAAACAGCTAAAGAAACGCTTTTAGGGAATTCCTATTAACGCTGATACAAATACATGAGTGCAAGGTTAAATTATTTAAGTGCTTTGATTGCCATCATTTTGGTACTTTCTACTTTCTAAAGAGAGGAACTGACACTATTTCTGAAACAGTGACTTCCACTTCTGTAACGTGGTCACTGTTTAAGCTGTTTCACTTGTGATACGTCCACTCTAATGCCATCCCTGTTTGTCTCCTGAAGAAGGCGCCATAGATTAtccaacaaaaaaaatgtaggattttttttaattcctgtt from Oreochromis niloticus isolate F11D_XX linkage group LG10, O_niloticus_UMD_NMBU, whole genome shotgun sequence includes the following:
- the spag7 gene encoding sperm-associated antigen 7 homolog, producing the protein MADLLGSILNSMEKPPTVGDQESRRKAREQAARLKKMEEEEKRKKAEFRKKMEKEVSDFIQDSSQQKRKYNPMGKIERSILHDVAEVAGLTSFSFGEDEESRYVMLFKKEFAPSDEELEAYRKGEEWDPQLAEQRRRLKEQAALEEAASSQTEKSQICPNSNYRDKYSHLIGTSAAKDAAHTLEANRAYGCVPVANKRDTRSIEEAMNAIRAKKRQKREDDTGAHGSSS